The following are from one region of the Salvia hispanica cultivar TCC Black 2014 chromosome 1, UniMelb_Shisp_WGS_1.0, whole genome shotgun sequence genome:
- the LOC125200671 gene encoding WD repeat-containing protein 48-like isoform X1, with protein MHRVGSSGNTSNSIRTRKEKRLTYVLNDADDTKHCAGINCLAVSKSTEQGGNEYLFTGSRDGTLKRWTLSEDSATFSATFESHVDWVNDAVLTGGNTLVSCSSDTTVKVWNRLSDGICARTFHQHSDYVTCLAAAEKNSNICASGGLGGEVFIWDLEASLSPISKANDANADDCSTSTNGLGSLSSANLRPINSSNNVSVHTTQSQGYVPIAAKGHKESVYALATNDQGTLLVSGGTEKVVRVWDPRTGSKTMKLRGHTDNIRALLLDSTGRYCLSGSSDSMIRLWDLAQQRCIHSYAVHTDSVWALAATPSFSHVYSGGRDLSLYLTDLATRESVLLCSKEHPILKLELHGDGIWVSTTDSSVHRWPAEAHNPLKVFQRGGSFLAGNLSFSRARVSLEGSTPVPVYREPSLTICGTSAIVQHEILNNKRHVLTKDTAGTVKLWEITRGLVTENYGEVPFEKKKEELFEMVNVPTWFSVDTRLGSLSVHLDTPQCFSAEMYSADLGIAGKPEDDKINLARETLKGLLAHWLTKRRQRFGSQNLANGEILPGKEISTRTLTLSRVEGDGNSENDSAVYPPFEFLAASPPSIVTEGSQGGPWRKKITDLDGTEDEKDFPWWVLDCVLNNRLPPRENTKCSFYLHPCEGSNVQVLTQGKLSAPRILRIHKVVNYVVEKMLLDKPMDSLNADGTFAPNAPGVQIPHAVVGDGSLRSGLKPWQKLRPSIEILCNNQVLPPDMSLATVRAYIWKKPEDLILNYRIVQVFCCAEDPGSSVIS; from the exons ATGCATCGCGTTGGCAGTTCAGGAAACACATCTAATTCAATTCGTACTCGCAAGGAAAAGAGGTTGACATATGTATTGAATGATGCAGATGATACAAAG CACTGTGCTGGCATAAACTGCTTGGCCGTATCGAAATCTACAGAACAAGGAGGAAATGAGTACCTCTTCACTGGTAGTCGTGATGGTACATTGAAGAGGTGGACATTATCTGAGGATTCTGCTACTTTCTCTGCTACATTTGAGTCTCATGTTGATTGG GTCAATGATGCAGTTCTGACGGGTGGTAATACGTTGGTCTCTTGCTCCTCTGATACAACTGTTAAA GTATGGAATCGCTTGTCTGACGGAATATGTGCCAGGACGTTTCATCAACACTCTGACTATGTCACTTGCCTGGCGGCGGCAGAGAAAAAT AGCAACATCTGTGCCTCTGGAGGCCTTGGTGGGGAGGTTTTCATATGGGATCTGGAAGCTTCACTGAGTCCCATTTCCAAAGCAAATGATGCAAATGCAGATGATTGTTCAACTAGTACTAATGGTTTGGGATCTTTGTCGAGTGCTAATCTCCGTCCTATCAACTCAAGTAATAATGTTTCTGTGCATACCACCCAATCCCAAGGCTATGTTCCTATTGCTGCAAAAGGCCATAAAGAGTCAGTTTACGCATTGGCAACAAACGACCAGGGAACACTTCTTGTTTCTGGTGGAACTGAGAAG GTTGTGCGTGTTTGGGACCCCAGGACGGGCTCTAAAACTATGAAGCTAAGAGGACACACAGATAATATCAGGGCACTGTTGTTGGATTCTACAGGCag ATATTGTTTATCTGGCTCCTCTGATTCTATGATCAG GTTGTGGGATCTTGCTCAACAGCGATGCATTCATTCCTATGCTGTGCACACAGACTCTGTCTGGGCACTAGCTGCTACTCCATCATTTAGTCATGTTTATAGTGGTGGGAGGGACCTTTCT TTGTATTTAACTGATTTGGCAACAAGAGAAAGCGTATTGCTATGTTCAAAAGAACATCCTATATTGAAATTAGAACTGCATGGTGATGGTATATGGGTTTCCACAACGGATTCTTCTGTACATAGATGGCCTGCAGAAGCACATAATCCCCTTAAAGTATTCCAAAGAGGTGGCTCATTTTTAGCAGGCAACTTGTCCTTTTCAAGAGCAAGGGTTTCACTAGAAGGTTCTACACCT GTTCCTGTGTATAGAGAACCGTCTCTTACCATTTGTGGAACTTCGGCTATAGTGCAACATgagattttaaataataaaagacaCGTCCTGACAAAG gACACTGCTGGTACAGTAAAGTTGTGGGAAATCACAAGAGGTTTGGTCACTGAAAATTATGGAGAG gttccttttgagaagaagaaagaggaaTTGTTTGAGATG GTGAATGTTCCGACATGGTTCTCGGTAGATACAAGGCTTGGGAGTCTGTCTGTGCACTTAGACACGCCGCAATGTTTTTCTGCTGAGATGTACTCTGCAGATCTAGGGATTGCTGGGAAACCTGAGGATGACAAG ATCAATTTGGCAAGAGAAACCCTCAAAGGGCTGTTGGCACATTGGTTAACTAAAAGAAGGCAGAGATTTGGATCTCAAAATTTAGCTAACGGTGAAATCCTGCCTGGAAAGGAAATATCTACAAGAACTTTAACCCTGTCTCGAGTAGAAGGAGATGGGAATTCAGAGAATGACTCTGCAGTATATCCACCCTTTGAATTTTTAGCAGCTTCCCCTCCTTCCATTGTTACTGAAGGCTCTCAGGGAGGACCctggagaaagaaaattactGACTTAGATGGAACTGAAGATGAGAAAGACTTCCCTTGGTGGGTTCTTGATTGTGTGCTGAATAACCGCCTTCCTCCAAGGGAAAATACCAA ATGTAGCTTCTATTTGCATCCATGCGAAGGTTCTAATGTGCAAGTCCTCACACAAGGGAAACTGAGTGCTCCTCGCATTTTGAGAATACACAAG GTTGTCAACTATGTGGTAGAAAAGATGCTTCTTGACAAGCCAATGGATAGTCTGAATGCTGATGGAACTTTTGCTCCAAATGCACCTGGAGTTCAGATTCCACATGCAGTTGTAGGAGATGGTTCTCTGCGATCTGGGCTGAAACCCTGGCAAAAACTCAGGCCTTCTATTGAGATTCTTTGCAATAACCAG GTTTTACCTCCAGACATGAGCTTGGCCACTGTTCGGGCTTACATATGGAAGAAACCTGAAGACCTTATCCTTAACTACAGAATTGTGCAGG TATTTTGTTGTGCAGAGGACCCAGGTAGTTCTGTGATTAGTTAG
- the LOC125200671 gene encoding WD repeat-containing protein 48-like isoform X4, translating to MHRVGSSGNTSNSIRTRKEKRLTYVLNDADDTKHCAGINCLAVSKSTEQGGNEYLFTGSRDGTLKRWTLSEDSATFSATFESHVDWVNDAVLTGGNTLVSCSSDTTVKVWNRLSDGICARTFHQHSDYVTCLAAAEKNSNICASGGLGGEVFIWDLEASLSPISKANDANADDCSTSTNGLGSLSSANLRPINSSNNVSVHTTQSQGYVPIAAKGHKESVYALATNDQGTLLVSGGTEKVVRVWDPRTGSKTMKLRGHTDNIRALLLDSTGRYCLSGSSDSMIRLWDLAQQRCIHSYAVHTDSVWALAATPSFSHVYSGGRDLSLYLTDLATRESVLLCSKEHPILKLELHGDGIWVSTTDSSVHRWPAEAHNPLKVFQRGGSFLAGNLSFSRARVSLEGSTPVPVYREPSLTICGTSAIVQHEILNNKRHVLTKDTAGTVKLWEITRGLVTENYGEVPFEKKKEELFEMVNVPTWFSVDTRLGSLSVHLDTPQCFSAEMYSADLGIAGKPEDDKINLARETLKGLLAHWLTKRRQRFGSQNLANGEILPGKEISTRTLTLSRVEGDGNSENDSAVYPPFEFLAASPPSIVTEGSQGGPWRKKITDLDGTEDEKDFPWWVLDCVLNNRLPPRENTKCSFYLHPCEGSNVQVLTQGKLSAPRILRIHKVVNYVVEKMLLDKPMDSLNADGTFAPNAPGVQIPHAVVGDGSLRSGLKPWQKLRPSIEILCNNQVLPPDMSLATVRAYIWKKPEDLILNYRIVQGR from the exons ATGCATCGCGTTGGCAGTTCAGGAAACACATCTAATTCAATTCGTACTCGCAAGGAAAAGAGGTTGACATATGTATTGAATGATGCAGATGATACAAAG CACTGTGCTGGCATAAACTGCTTGGCCGTATCGAAATCTACAGAACAAGGAGGAAATGAGTACCTCTTCACTGGTAGTCGTGATGGTACATTGAAGAGGTGGACATTATCTGAGGATTCTGCTACTTTCTCTGCTACATTTGAGTCTCATGTTGATTGG GTCAATGATGCAGTTCTGACGGGTGGTAATACGTTGGTCTCTTGCTCCTCTGATACAACTGTTAAA GTATGGAATCGCTTGTCTGACGGAATATGTGCCAGGACGTTTCATCAACACTCTGACTATGTCACTTGCCTGGCGGCGGCAGAGAAAAAT AGCAACATCTGTGCCTCTGGAGGCCTTGGTGGGGAGGTTTTCATATGGGATCTGGAAGCTTCACTGAGTCCCATTTCCAAAGCAAATGATGCAAATGCAGATGATTGTTCAACTAGTACTAATGGTTTGGGATCTTTGTCGAGTGCTAATCTCCGTCCTATCAACTCAAGTAATAATGTTTCTGTGCATACCACCCAATCCCAAGGCTATGTTCCTATTGCTGCAAAAGGCCATAAAGAGTCAGTTTACGCATTGGCAACAAACGACCAGGGAACACTTCTTGTTTCTGGTGGAACTGAGAAG GTTGTGCGTGTTTGGGACCCCAGGACGGGCTCTAAAACTATGAAGCTAAGAGGACACACAGATAATATCAGGGCACTGTTGTTGGATTCTACAGGCag ATATTGTTTATCTGGCTCCTCTGATTCTATGATCAG GTTGTGGGATCTTGCTCAACAGCGATGCATTCATTCCTATGCTGTGCACACAGACTCTGTCTGGGCACTAGCTGCTACTCCATCATTTAGTCATGTTTATAGTGGTGGGAGGGACCTTTCT TTGTATTTAACTGATTTGGCAACAAGAGAAAGCGTATTGCTATGTTCAAAAGAACATCCTATATTGAAATTAGAACTGCATGGTGATGGTATATGGGTTTCCACAACGGATTCTTCTGTACATAGATGGCCTGCAGAAGCACATAATCCCCTTAAAGTATTCCAAAGAGGTGGCTCATTTTTAGCAGGCAACTTGTCCTTTTCAAGAGCAAGGGTTTCACTAGAAGGTTCTACACCT GTTCCTGTGTATAGAGAACCGTCTCTTACCATTTGTGGAACTTCGGCTATAGTGCAACATgagattttaaataataaaagacaCGTCCTGACAAAG gACACTGCTGGTACAGTAAAGTTGTGGGAAATCACAAGAGGTTTGGTCACTGAAAATTATGGAGAG gttccttttgagaagaagaaagaggaaTTGTTTGAGATG GTGAATGTTCCGACATGGTTCTCGGTAGATACAAGGCTTGGGAGTCTGTCTGTGCACTTAGACACGCCGCAATGTTTTTCTGCTGAGATGTACTCTGCAGATCTAGGGATTGCTGGGAAACCTGAGGATGACAAG ATCAATTTGGCAAGAGAAACCCTCAAAGGGCTGTTGGCACATTGGTTAACTAAAAGAAGGCAGAGATTTGGATCTCAAAATTTAGCTAACGGTGAAATCCTGCCTGGAAAGGAAATATCTACAAGAACTTTAACCCTGTCTCGAGTAGAAGGAGATGGGAATTCAGAGAATGACTCTGCAGTATATCCACCCTTTGAATTTTTAGCAGCTTCCCCTCCTTCCATTGTTACTGAAGGCTCTCAGGGAGGACCctggagaaagaaaattactGACTTAGATGGAACTGAAGATGAGAAAGACTTCCCTTGGTGGGTTCTTGATTGTGTGCTGAATAACCGCCTTCCTCCAAGGGAAAATACCAA ATGTAGCTTCTATTTGCATCCATGCGAAGGTTCTAATGTGCAAGTCCTCACACAAGGGAAACTGAGTGCTCCTCGCATTTTGAGAATACACAAG GTTGTCAACTATGTGGTAGAAAAGATGCTTCTTGACAAGCCAATGGATAGTCTGAATGCTGATGGAACTTTTGCTCCAAATGCACCTGGAGTTCAGATTCCACATGCAGTTGTAGGAGATGGTTCTCTGCGATCTGGGCTGAAACCCTGGCAAAAACTCAGGCCTTCTATTGAGATTCTTTGCAATAACCAG GTTTTACCTCCAGACATGAGCTTGGCCACTGTTCGGGCTTACATATGGAAGAAACCTGAAGACCTTATCCTTAACTACAGAATTGTGCAGGGTAGGTGA